One stretch of Clavelina lepadiformis chromosome 6, kaClaLepa1.1, whole genome shotgun sequence DNA includes these proteins:
- the LOC143463515 gene encoding uncharacterized protein LOC143463515, whose product MTAVAHFSCCPNSYPFQDRHISLSDPVKIGRSVARCKPSTSNAVFDCKVLSRNHALLWFENGKFYLQDTKSSNGTFVNNQRLSKASEESPAIELNSCDVVQFGVDVVDNARKVTHGCIVSQLRLYLPNGEEAKQSNCSWTNKLIEKVPFSQVQPSVQAQDLYQLHQYLQEALHREQMLEQKLALLQRLVITSHDASEKGWQALIDEDRLLSRLEFLENQLQAFNKGQTDGSLQTQLQQVQEEKYNYENTSKETLRQALQEKLEAARKLASVERSLSNTEDECTHLRTLYEQTQTELKSLSTSHQTKLQELSSKLQDAEHQHAQLKASMEKENYELQNKIDELLESGQKQLQTIETLQAENEKLQEIASQIKDGDTTDPDDSVEGLKSQLTDMEAKLDQLHAEKLLDQEKRILAEEELLKLQEEKERQNIALTETSKELQAALNDRENLMQREENVRSVVEESERILQLCESTSRCESDESDNETEISSPSLVIVKAKLKELHRKLRKADQHIESLQLENNQLKEKLESKRSVIVEHPSSNVVAVEDSSLCQQANTNHIGESKAVHSNSIASPAEKEAQKALKNIQFQQSEFNEAQDGVILSRLATKKLNHLQDELNAAQSSVRDREEDCRNLTIKLERAEKSFQTAGQELGLLKNKLAEEQATATKQTVLAEELRIRFEKQALHVDKIEKQEKESTQKLNTAVEKLNETSNQMTELQHELEHCYVQKSALESEIGALADNLVEAEKEKLLVQKDLQVLEDETVRLKDSLKQEIGHSEALTELSAKEQARWENALQLKDTELQQASAQYIKLSIEHEEKMKTINSTSYGRWVVVMAIILAFIPIFYFYLFNA is encoded by the coding sequence CTGCCGTTGCTCATTTTTCATGTTGCCCCAATTCATATCCATTTCAAGATCGCCATATTTCACTGAGTGATCCGGTAAAAATTGGCAGGTCCGTTGCAAGATGCAAACCATCCACAAGTAATGCTGTGTTTGACTGCAAAGTGCTGTCCCGTAACCATGCATTGTTGTGGTttgaaaatggaaaattttatttacaagaCACGAAAAGCAGCAATGGTACATTTGTCAATAATCAAAGACTAAGTAAAGCATCTGAAGAAAGTCCAGCAATAGAACTGAATTCGTGTGATGTTGTACAGTTCGGTGTTGACGTTGTAGACAATGCAAGAAAAGTGACTCATGGCTGCATTGTTTCACAATTAAGACTTTACTTACCAAATGGCGAGGAGGCAAAGCAGAGCAACTGCTCTTGGACGAACAAGCTTATTGAAAAAGTCCCATTTAGTCAAGTCCAACCTTCTGTCCAAGCACAAGATCTTTATCAGTTGCACCAGTATTTGCAAGAAGCCCTACACCGTGAACAAATGCTGGAACAAAAGCTTGCTTTACTCCAGCGTTTAGTGATCACATCTCACGACGCTTCTGAAAAAGGCTGGCAAGCGTTAATTGATGAGGATCGTCTTCTTTCTCGCTTGGAGTTCTTAGAGAATCAGCTGCAAGCTTTCAATAAAGGCCAGACTGATGGTAGTCTGCAAACCCAACTTCAGCAAGTACAGGAGGAGAAATACAATTATGAAAACACCTCCAAAGAAACCCTACGCCAAGCCTTGCAGGAAAAACTAGAAGCTGCAAGAAAGCTTGCAAGCGTGGAGCGTTCCTTAAGCAATACCGAGGATGAGTGCACACACCTACGTACTTTGTATGAGCAAACACAGACTGAGCTTAAGTCTCTCTCCACGTCTCACCAAACAAAATTGCAAGAACTGTCTTCAAAACTTCAGGATGCAGAGCATCAGCATGCTCAATTGAAGGCCAGtatggaaaaagaaaattacgaattgcaaaataaaatagatGAGCTGCTTGAAAGTGGCCAGAAGCAGCTGCAAACCATAGAGACTTTGCAAGCAGAAAATGAAAAGCTGCAGGAAATAGCGAGTCAAATAAAAGATGGTGACACCACTGACCCAGATGACAGTGTTGAGGGCCTAAAATCTCAACTGACAGATATGGAAGCAAAATTGGATCAGCTACATGCTGAAAAATTACTGGATCAGGAAAAAAGAATACTTGCTGAAGAAGAACTACTAAAACTGcaagaggaaaaagaaagaCAAAATATTGCCCTCACTGAAACCAGCAAGGAGCTACAGGCTGCTTTAAATGATCGTGAGAACTTAATGCAACGGGAAGAGAACGTGCGCTCTGTTGTGGAAGAAAGTGAACGCATACTACAGCTGTGCGAGTCTACTTCACGCTGTGAGAGTGATGAATCGGATAATGAAACTGAAATTTCTTCACCAAGCTTGGTAATTGTTAAAGCTAAACTTAAAGAATTACATCGAAAATTAAGAAAAGCTGATCAACATATTGAAAGTCTTCAACTGGAAAATAACCagctgaaagaaaaacttgAGTCCAAACGAAGTGTAATTGTAGAACACCCTAGCTCTAATGTTGTTGCTGTAGAAGACTCTTCTCTCTGTCAGCAAGCAAATACTAACCACATCGGAGAATCTAAAGCAGTTCATTCTAATTCTATAGCATCACCTGCTGAAAAAGAGGctcaaaaagcattaaaaaatattcagtTTCAACAAAGTGAGTTCAATGAAGCCCAAGATGGAGTAATCCTATCTAGGCTGGCTACGAAAAAGTTAAACCATTTACAAGATGAGCTAAACGCTGCTCAATCATCCGTACGTGACCGGGAAGAGGATTGTCGAAACCTCACAATCAAGCTTGAACGTgctgaaaaaagttttcaaacagcAGGACAAGAGTTGGGTCTCTTAAAGAACAAGTTGGCAGAAGAACAGGCTACAGCTACAAAGCAAACAGTACTTGCCGAAGAACTAAGAATTAGGTTTGAGAAACAAGCACTTCACGTTGATAAGATCGAAAAGCAGGAGAAAGAGTCCACCCAAAAGTTGAATACTGCGGTGGAAAAGTTAAATGAAACAAGTAATCAGATGACTGAACTTCAACATGAGTTGGAGCATTGCTACGTACAGAAAAGTGCTTTGGAATCAGAGATTGGTGCTCTAGCTGATAACTTGGTTGAAGCCGAAAAGGAAAAACTGCTTGTTCAGAAGGACTTGCAAGTTCTAGAAGATGAAACAGTGAGATTAAAAGATTCGTTGAAGCAGGAAATTGGACATAGTGAAGCACTGACTGAATTGTCAGCCAAGGAGCAAGCCAGATGGGAAAATGCTCTGCAACTTAAAGACACTGAATTGCAGCAAGCGTCCGCACAATACATAAAGCTTAGTATTGAAcatgaagaaaaaatgaaaacaataaactCGACATCTTATGGACGTTGGGTAGTAGTGATGGCAATAATTTTGGCTTTTATTCCAATTTTCTATTTCTACCTTTTTAATGCATGA
- the LOC143463514 gene encoding vacuolar protein sorting-associated protein 8 homolog isoform X1 — protein sequence MDILDNDDLEELDADEFDIPEVETPTLESILNESDDDDDPLISLDDVTDQGLNPSDNDPSTLVSPAKNPTLPELNVLKNWETTSIASTDSKKKREIDADQHGSVLSLTKEQGLSRQMLDAMERVNAGRPTTLAASAMFAVGTARGLVLLFDASQAMKFCLGSTKIGSKYGSVTALTFNSDSTRMLVGYAKGEILMYDITSGKLLRTITDAHPPGSAVLHVKFTDDPTLAVCNDSGGSVFELNFRRVMGVRSCESRCLFSGSRGEVCAIETLHLGKNVADHPFRDRHLLAMGTLSKVLVVTLRPQIKILFSHKLAINPTCVPLLAWQLSVIRLDGNFSVDVILMFARGDVIYFFQVKSQSWDVFNFVHLRTMNLTYKLINTCWLNHRTVLLLDIRERAHVVDVDSQTNLETKPLDHINLVYNSATFKSIATGGNVSQALAMIGEHACYQSMIPFNKGVAFLGIEAVFTSTINTWRERINIALRSGHQQALKLALTFYDGSAKAIVGLPADPNERKRVISDVMLDILVEYVDLAMTKLCPDSGKLQVLINFYRNVVPICVDHCLRLNRVDVLFGRIYERFRPDCIAHGAFLECLEPYILKDKLKEISPVVMKDFIEHFQAKHMLSNVENCLLHLDVRSLDLNQVMHMCWAHGLYDAIISIHNRGMKDFIGPLCELLVLLQSALDTGIPLSDKITTLGNKLLVYVSCCLAGLAYPHGIMDQETSKRVKQQMFSCLVQPHLNEKNMRGLYPIINILLRFSTKEFLNVLSLSFSEPDFQDSEGISKVQNFVDVLLQVMLENEGFKPDQVGSLFTFLARQSARQGARLQLNETLKNQVVEFLTTPGDQATDHEERQQALVDLLQCGILAHSDNSRLITLAERASFYRVLRFLNSQRRRYDLVFLAHLRDPAQKDHVFTFIRDVLGSSAYSDVEKQKTKDTVLEHIKDLISLNGKQAASLVTTVLQGSIQTIAAKLHDEPFILFTFLQGLFSHEKQDVNDFITDSYFGDDDTHTSQPSDPDTCELYLSLMCQFDRDQVLTFIQDCDVMRRHRALEIVRRHRVDDATAYLLEESGDITGAFNILLAMTRDKMKLLDAEEETMALEEEVMSAVGDVVRLCQRNSSKLLEKQREKFWFSLLDVVLQSLHGARNADDVIAKRLARYVLTSMIGHMTLPAVLQKIIQDPAYKGGKFAEIKDLLLGMLETYRYESTLLGTTLNLLARARHETLVNLRRNVTRGVAPRSQFCTLCRRSILHLLGSERQNLVVFSCGTVYHEACIRLELNPGSNPHHDRDHKCYETSLKRSEYQEGLLASMAACLRKEDKPQDRARDRNRSSGFRPPFDPKNFSLKTKHPPLKFN from the exons ATGGATATACTAGATAATGATGATTTGGAAGAG CTTGATGCTGATGAATTTGATATTCCTGAAGTTGAAACGCCAACATTGGAAAGCATCTTAAATGAA TCAGACGATGATGATGACCCTTTGATATCGCTGGATGATGTAACAGACCAGGGCTTGAATCCATCAGACAATG ACCCAAGCACATTGGTGTCTCCTGCGAAAAACCCAACACTTCCTGAGCTGAATGTTCTAAAAAACTGGGAAACAACATCAATTGCAAGCACTGATAGCAAGAAAAAAAG AGAAATTGACGCGGATCAACACGGCAGTGTTCTTTCATTGACAAAGGAGCAAGGTCTATCGCGGCAGATGCTCGATGCGATGGAACGGGTTAACGCTGGACGTCCAACCACACTT GCAGCCTCGGCCATGTTTGCTGTTGGAACTGCGAGAGGCCTCGTTCTTCTCTTTG ATGCATCCCAAGCCATGAAATTCTGTCTTGGTAGTACAAAGATTGGGTCAAAATACGGCTCAGTTACTGCTTTAACCTTTAATTCAGATAGCACCAGAATGCTAGTTGGTTATGCCAAAGGGGAG ATTCTTATGTATGACATCACATCAGGAAAGCTTCTACGAACTATAACTGATGCCCACCCCCCTGGGTCAGCTGTCTTGCATGTTAAA TTTACAGATGACCCGACATTAGCAGTGTGCAATGACAGTGGAGGCTCAGTTTTTGAACTTAACTTTCG CCGTGTAATGGGCGTACGATCGTGTGAGTCAAGATGTCTTTTCTCAGGAAG tcgGGGTGAGGTGTGTGCCATAGAAACCCTCCATCTTGGCAAAAACGTTGCCGATCACCCATTTAGAGATAGACATCTACTTGCAATGGGCACCCTTTCCAAG GTTCTGGTTGTTACCTTACGACCTCAAATCAAAATTCTCTTTTCTCACAAGCTCGCT ATCAACCCAACATGCGTCCCGCTGTTGGCATGGCAATTATCTGTAATTCGTTTAGACGGCAACTTTTCTGTGGATGTGATCCTCATGTTTGCTCGTGGCGACGTTATCTATTTCTTCCAG GTCAAAAGCCAAAGCTGGGATGTCTTCAATTTTGTTCATCTCAGGACAATGAACCTTACttataaattaataaacacGTGT TGGCTGAATCATCGCACGGTATTACTTCTTGATATCCGAGAAAGGGCTCATGTTGTAGATGTTGATTCCCaaacaaatttagaaacaaaaCCGCTTGATCACATCAATTTGGTTTATAATAGCGCAACATTCAAATCGATTGCCACTGGTGGAAATGTCAGTCAGGCTTTG GCAATGATCGGTGAACATGCTTGCTATCAGTCGATGATTCCTTTCAACAAAGGTGTCGCTTTTCTTGGAATTGAAGCTGTTTTCACTTCGACAATCAACACATGGAGAGAAAGAATAAACATTGCATTGAGAAGTGGCCACCAACAGGCGCTCAAGCTCGCACTCACCTTCTACGATGGATCGGCGAAAGCTATCGTTG GTTTGCCTGCAGACCCAAACGAGAGAAAACGAGTGATATCTGATGTG ATGTTGGACATCCTAGTTGAATACGTTGACCTTGCAATGACAAAACTATGTCCAGATAGTGGAAAACTTCAG GTGCTTATCAATTTCTATCGCAATGTTGTTCCTATTTGTGTTGATCACTGCCTGCGATTGAATAGGGTGGATGTATTGTTTGGCAG aatttatGAACGATTTCGTCCTGATTGCATTGCACATGGGGCATTTCTCGAGTGCCTAGAACCTTACATCTTAAAAGACAAGTTAAAAGAAATCAGCCCCGTAGTAATGAAGGATTTTATAGAACATTTTCAAGCTAAGC atatGTTGTCAAATGTTGAAAATTGTCTTCTTCATCTCGATGTGAGAAGTCTGGACCTCAATCAG GTCATGCATATGTGCTGGGCCCATGGGCTTTATGATGCAATAATTAGCATCCACAACAGGGGAATGAAAGATTTCATTGGTCCACTGTGTGAATTGCTGGTTCTTTTGCAATCTGCGCTTGATACTGGGATACCATTAAGCG ATAAAATTACAACCCTGGGCAACAAACTACTGGTTTATGTCAGCTGCTGTCTTGCTGGACTGGCTTATCCCCATGGCATTATGGACCAGGAAACATCAAAACGTGTAAAGCAGCAG ATGTTCAGTTGCTTAGTGCAGCCTCATTTGAACGAAAAGAACATGCGTGGGTTATATCCCATCATAAACATATTGCTGCGCTTTTCTACGAAAGAATTTCTCAATGTCTTGTCACTG TCATTTTCCGAGCCTGACTTTCAAGACAGCGAAGGTAtttcaaaagttcaaaattttgtcGATGTTCTACTGCAAGTCATGCTTGAAAATGAAGGCTTCAAG CCGGACCAGGTGGGTTCCCTTTTCACGTTCCTAGCGCGCCAGTCTGCTCGACAAGGTGCAAGGTTGCAGTTGAACGAAACTCTCAAGAATCAGGTTGTGGAGTTTCTGACAACCCCTGGTGATCAAGCCACAGATCACGAGGAGAGACAGCAG GCCTTGGTTGACCTCTTGCAGTGCGGTATCCTGGCACACAGTGATAATTCGCGCTTGATCACTCTTGCGGAACGAGCATCGTTCTACAGAGTCCTGAGGTTTCTCAACAGCCAGAGGAGAAGATACGATCTCGTTTTTCTTGCTCATCTGAGAGATCCGGCTCAGAAG GATCATGTCTTTACTTTCATCCGTGATGTCCTTGGAAGCTCAGCTTACAGTGATGTGGAGAAACAGAAGACAAAGGATACGGTTCTAGAACACATAAAG GATCTTATCTCTTTAAATGGGAAGCAAGCGGCCAGTTTAGTAACAACAGTGTTGCAAGGATCGATACAGACCATTGCTGCCAAGCTTCAT GATGAGCCGTTCATCTTGTTCACATTTTTGCAAGGATTGTTTAGTCACGAAAAACAAGACGTTAACGATTTTATAACAGATTCTTATTTTG GTGATGACGACACACACACATCACAGCCTTCCGACCCTGACACATGCGAGCTGTACTTGTCACTCATGTGCCAGTTCGACCGTGACCAAGTGCTTACATTTATCCAGGATTGTGATGTCATGAGACGTCACAGAGCGCTTGAG ATTGTTCGACGTCATCGTGTTGATGACGCAACCGCTTATCTTCTTGAAGAGAGTGGTGACATCACTGGGGCCTTTAACATATTACTTGCCATGACTCGCGATAAAATGAAGCTTTTGGATGCTGAAGAAG AAACTATGGCGTTGGAGGAAGAGGTGATGTCAGCCGTTGGAGATGTTGTGAGGTTGTGTCAGAGGAACTCAAGTAAGCTGTTGGAGAAACAACGGGAG AAATTTTGGTTTTCTCTTCTCGACGTTGTGCTCCAATCCCTCCACGGAGCACGCAATGCCGATGACGTCATTGCTAAGCGATTGGCTCGTTACGTACTGACGTCAATGATAGGTCACATGACCCTACCCGCTGTCCTGCAGAAAATAATCCAG GATCCCGCGTACAAAGGTGGAAAATTCGCCGAGATTAAAGATTTACTACTAGGCATGTTGGAAACGTATAGATATGAAAGCACATTGTTGGGCACTACATTGAATTTATTGGCAAG ggcTCGTCATGAAACGCTGGTCAATCTACGTCGCAATGTCACTCGTGGCGTGGCTCCAAGGTCACAGTTTTGTACTCTGTGTCGTCGTTCTATTCTGCACTTGCTGGGCTCGGAACGTCAGAATTTAGTTGTGTTTAG CTGCGGCACCGTGTACCACGAAGCTTGCATACGACTGGAGTTGAACCCGGGTTCGAATCCTCACCACGACAGAGATCATAAATGTTACGAAACAAGTCTGAAAAGATCCGAGTACCAAGAAGGCCTTTTAGCATCCATGGCCGCTTGCCTCCGAAAG GAAGACAAGCCACAGGATCGTGCGCGTGACCGCAATCGAAGTTCAGGTTTTCGTCCGCCTTTTGACCCGAAAAACTTCTCCCTGAAAACTAAACACCCGCCCCTTAAATTCAACTGA
- the LOC143463514 gene encoding vacuolar protein sorting-associated protein 8 homolog isoform X2 yields the protein MFAVGTARGLVLLFDASQAMKFCLGSTKIGSKYGSVTALTFNSDSTRMLVGYAKGEILMYDITSGKLLRTITDAHPPGSAVLHVKFTDDPTLAVCNDSGGSVFELNFRRVMGVRSCESRCLFSGSRGEVCAIETLHLGKNVADHPFRDRHLLAMGTLSKVLVVTLRPQIKILFSHKLAINPTCVPLLAWQLSVIRLDGNFSVDVILMFARGDVIYFFQVKSQSWDVFNFVHLRTMNLTYKLINTCWLNHRTVLLLDIRERAHVVDVDSQTNLETKPLDHINLVYNSATFKSIATGGNVSQALAMIGEHACYQSMIPFNKGVAFLGIEAVFTSTINTWRERINIALRSGHQQALKLALTFYDGSAKAIVGLPADPNERKRVISDVMLDILVEYVDLAMTKLCPDSGKLQVLINFYRNVVPICVDHCLRLNRVDVLFGRIYERFRPDCIAHGAFLECLEPYILKDKLKEISPVVMKDFIEHFQAKHMLSNVENCLLHLDVRSLDLNQVMHMCWAHGLYDAIISIHNRGMKDFIGPLCELLVLLQSALDTGIPLSDKITTLGNKLLVYVSCCLAGLAYPHGIMDQETSKRVKQQMFSCLVQPHLNEKNMRGLYPIINILLRFSTKEFLNVLSLSFSEPDFQDSEGISKVQNFVDVLLQVMLENEGFKPDQVGSLFTFLARQSARQGARLQLNETLKNQVVEFLTTPGDQATDHEERQQALVDLLQCGILAHSDNSRLITLAERASFYRVLRFLNSQRRRYDLVFLAHLRDPAQKDHVFTFIRDVLGSSAYSDVEKQKTKDTVLEHIKDLISLNGKQAASLVTTVLQGSIQTIAAKLHDEPFILFTFLQGLFSHEKQDVNDFITDSYFGDDDTHTSQPSDPDTCELYLSLMCQFDRDQVLTFIQDCDVMRRHRALEIVRRHRVDDATAYLLEESGDITGAFNILLAMTRDKMKLLDAEEETMALEEEVMSAVGDVVRLCQRNSSKLLEKQREKFWFSLLDVVLQSLHGARNADDVIAKRLARYVLTSMIGHMTLPAVLQKIIQDPAYKGGKFAEIKDLLLGMLETYRYESTLLGTTLNLLARARHETLVNLRRNVTRGVAPRSQFCTLCRRSILHLLGSERQNLVVFSCGTVYHEACIRLELNPGSNPHHDRDHKCYETSLKRSEYQEGLLASMAACLRKEDKPQDRARDRNRSSGFRPPFDPKNFSLKTKHPPLKFN from the exons ATGTTTGCTGTTGGAACTGCGAGAGGCCTCGTTCTTCTCTTTG ATGCATCCCAAGCCATGAAATTCTGTCTTGGTAGTACAAAGATTGGGTCAAAATACGGCTCAGTTACTGCTTTAACCTTTAATTCAGATAGCACCAGAATGCTAGTTGGTTATGCCAAAGGGGAG ATTCTTATGTATGACATCACATCAGGAAAGCTTCTACGAACTATAACTGATGCCCACCCCCCTGGGTCAGCTGTCTTGCATGTTAAA TTTACAGATGACCCGACATTAGCAGTGTGCAATGACAGTGGAGGCTCAGTTTTTGAACTTAACTTTCG CCGTGTAATGGGCGTACGATCGTGTGAGTCAAGATGTCTTTTCTCAGGAAG tcgGGGTGAGGTGTGTGCCATAGAAACCCTCCATCTTGGCAAAAACGTTGCCGATCACCCATTTAGAGATAGACATCTACTTGCAATGGGCACCCTTTCCAAG GTTCTGGTTGTTACCTTACGACCTCAAATCAAAATTCTCTTTTCTCACAAGCTCGCT ATCAACCCAACATGCGTCCCGCTGTTGGCATGGCAATTATCTGTAATTCGTTTAGACGGCAACTTTTCTGTGGATGTGATCCTCATGTTTGCTCGTGGCGACGTTATCTATTTCTTCCAG GTCAAAAGCCAAAGCTGGGATGTCTTCAATTTTGTTCATCTCAGGACAATGAACCTTACttataaattaataaacacGTGT TGGCTGAATCATCGCACGGTATTACTTCTTGATATCCGAGAAAGGGCTCATGTTGTAGATGTTGATTCCCaaacaaatttagaaacaaaaCCGCTTGATCACATCAATTTGGTTTATAATAGCGCAACATTCAAATCGATTGCCACTGGTGGAAATGTCAGTCAGGCTTTG GCAATGATCGGTGAACATGCTTGCTATCAGTCGATGATTCCTTTCAACAAAGGTGTCGCTTTTCTTGGAATTGAAGCTGTTTTCACTTCGACAATCAACACATGGAGAGAAAGAATAAACATTGCATTGAGAAGTGGCCACCAACAGGCGCTCAAGCTCGCACTCACCTTCTACGATGGATCGGCGAAAGCTATCGTTG GTTTGCCTGCAGACCCAAACGAGAGAAAACGAGTGATATCTGATGTG ATGTTGGACATCCTAGTTGAATACGTTGACCTTGCAATGACAAAACTATGTCCAGATAGTGGAAAACTTCAG GTGCTTATCAATTTCTATCGCAATGTTGTTCCTATTTGTGTTGATCACTGCCTGCGATTGAATAGGGTGGATGTATTGTTTGGCAG aatttatGAACGATTTCGTCCTGATTGCATTGCACATGGGGCATTTCTCGAGTGCCTAGAACCTTACATCTTAAAAGACAAGTTAAAAGAAATCAGCCCCGTAGTAATGAAGGATTTTATAGAACATTTTCAAGCTAAGC atatGTTGTCAAATGTTGAAAATTGTCTTCTTCATCTCGATGTGAGAAGTCTGGACCTCAATCAG GTCATGCATATGTGCTGGGCCCATGGGCTTTATGATGCAATAATTAGCATCCACAACAGGGGAATGAAAGATTTCATTGGTCCACTGTGTGAATTGCTGGTTCTTTTGCAATCTGCGCTTGATACTGGGATACCATTAAGCG ATAAAATTACAACCCTGGGCAACAAACTACTGGTTTATGTCAGCTGCTGTCTTGCTGGACTGGCTTATCCCCATGGCATTATGGACCAGGAAACATCAAAACGTGTAAAGCAGCAG ATGTTCAGTTGCTTAGTGCAGCCTCATTTGAACGAAAAGAACATGCGTGGGTTATATCCCATCATAAACATATTGCTGCGCTTTTCTACGAAAGAATTTCTCAATGTCTTGTCACTG TCATTTTCCGAGCCTGACTTTCAAGACAGCGAAGGTAtttcaaaagttcaaaattttgtcGATGTTCTACTGCAAGTCATGCTTGAAAATGAAGGCTTCAAG CCGGACCAGGTGGGTTCCCTTTTCACGTTCCTAGCGCGCCAGTCTGCTCGACAAGGTGCAAGGTTGCAGTTGAACGAAACTCTCAAGAATCAGGTTGTGGAGTTTCTGACAACCCCTGGTGATCAAGCCACAGATCACGAGGAGAGACAGCAG GCCTTGGTTGACCTCTTGCAGTGCGGTATCCTGGCACACAGTGATAATTCGCGCTTGATCACTCTTGCGGAACGAGCATCGTTCTACAGAGTCCTGAGGTTTCTCAACAGCCAGAGGAGAAGATACGATCTCGTTTTTCTTGCTCATCTGAGAGATCCGGCTCAGAAG GATCATGTCTTTACTTTCATCCGTGATGTCCTTGGAAGCTCAGCTTACAGTGATGTGGAGAAACAGAAGACAAAGGATACGGTTCTAGAACACATAAAG GATCTTATCTCTTTAAATGGGAAGCAAGCGGCCAGTTTAGTAACAACAGTGTTGCAAGGATCGATACAGACCATTGCTGCCAAGCTTCAT GATGAGCCGTTCATCTTGTTCACATTTTTGCAAGGATTGTTTAGTCACGAAAAACAAGACGTTAACGATTTTATAACAGATTCTTATTTTG GTGATGACGACACACACACATCACAGCCTTCCGACCCTGACACATGCGAGCTGTACTTGTCACTCATGTGCCAGTTCGACCGTGACCAAGTGCTTACATTTATCCAGGATTGTGATGTCATGAGACGTCACAGAGCGCTTGAG ATTGTTCGACGTCATCGTGTTGATGACGCAACCGCTTATCTTCTTGAAGAGAGTGGTGACATCACTGGGGCCTTTAACATATTACTTGCCATGACTCGCGATAAAATGAAGCTTTTGGATGCTGAAGAAG AAACTATGGCGTTGGAGGAAGAGGTGATGTCAGCCGTTGGAGATGTTGTGAGGTTGTGTCAGAGGAACTCAAGTAAGCTGTTGGAGAAACAACGGGAG AAATTTTGGTTTTCTCTTCTCGACGTTGTGCTCCAATCCCTCCACGGAGCACGCAATGCCGATGACGTCATTGCTAAGCGATTGGCTCGTTACGTACTGACGTCAATGATAGGTCACATGACCCTACCCGCTGTCCTGCAGAAAATAATCCAG GATCCCGCGTACAAAGGTGGAAAATTCGCCGAGATTAAAGATTTACTACTAGGCATGTTGGAAACGTATAGATATGAAAGCACATTGTTGGGCACTACATTGAATTTATTGGCAAG ggcTCGTCATGAAACGCTGGTCAATCTACGTCGCAATGTCACTCGTGGCGTGGCTCCAAGGTCACAGTTTTGTACTCTGTGTCGTCGTTCTATTCTGCACTTGCTGGGCTCGGAACGTCAGAATTTAGTTGTGTTTAG CTGCGGCACCGTGTACCACGAAGCTTGCATACGACTGGAGTTGAACCCGGGTTCGAATCCTCACCACGACAGAGATCATAAATGTTACGAAACAAGTCTGAAAAGATCCGAGTACCAAGAAGGCCTTTTAGCATCCATGGCCGCTTGCCTCCGAAAG GAAGACAAGCCACAGGATCGTGCGCGTGACCGCAATCGAAGTTCAGGTTTTCGTCCGCCTTTTGACCCGAAAAACTTCTCCCTGAAAACTAAACACCCGCCCCTTAAATTCAACTGA